Part of the Deltaproteobacteria bacterium genome, GGCCGAGTTCGACGCGATCCACACCGTCGAGCGCGCGAAGGAGGTCGGGTCGATCGAGGAGATCCTCGGGCCGCGCCACCTGCGCCGCTCGCTGATCCGCTACCTGTCGGAGTAGCGGCTCACGATTCGAGGTGCGCGAGCTCGCGCTCGTCGCGCAGAACCCGGTAGTAGCACTGGCGGCGCGCCTTGCCCGACGCGTACTTCGTGTGACAGACGCCCGCGCGCGGACGGACCCGGTAGAGAAGCGAGTTCTGCTCGCAGTTCACACGCACGTCCACCAGATCCAGCCAGTCGCCGGAAGTCGCTCCCTTGTGCCAGAGCTCGTTTCGCGAGGTGGACCAGAGCACTGCTTGCCGCAGCCGCAGCGTCTCCGCGAGTGCGAGGCGGTTGGCGTAGCCGATGAAGAGAACCTCACCGGTGTCGGCGTGCTGAAGCACGACGGGCAGCACGGCCTGTCCGGTCTCGGCGATCTTGCGCAGCTTCGCGAAGTCGAGCTCCGCGCGCGTTCCCTCTTCGAGGTCATTCATAGGACCGGCACAATACGCTACGCTCGCGCGCCGTGCGAACTCCAAGTGCAGCCATCGTGGTCCTGGGCGTTCTCGGTCTCGCGTGTCAGCCGTCGGTCGGTGAGAACCCGGTCGAGCTCGGCCGGCGCGCCTACGTGGCGAACTGCACCGCCTGCCATCACCTCGATCCGAGCAAGGACGGAACGATCGGCCCGGCCGTCGCCGGAAGCTCGCTCGCGCTGGTCGAGGCCCGCGTGCTCCGCGCCGAGTACCCGCCCGGCTACACGCCGAAGCGCGCCTCGGGCCTGATGCCCGCGCAGCCGTTCCTGAAGGCCCAGATTCCGAACCTGGCCGCCTACCTAGAGTCGCTCGCGCCGAACTGAGGCAGGCCGGCAGCCCACCGGCTAAGCTCGCGCGCGAGTGCGCGTCCTGGTGATCGAAGACGAACGCCGCGTGCGCGGCTTTCTGGAGCGTGGCCTCACCGAGGCCGGCTTCGCGGTCGACGCCGCGGCCGATGGCCAGGCCGGTCTCGACCTCGCGCTCGTGCACCCGTACGACGCGATCGTCCTCGATCTGATGCTCCCGAAGAAGGACGGGCTGTCGGTCCTCCGCGCGCTCCGTGCGGCGGGTCGCTCGGTACCGGTGTTGGTGCTGACGGCGCTCGATGCAATCGACGAACGCGTGCGGGGGCTCGACGCCGGCGCCGACGACTACCTGCCGAAGCCCTTCGCCTTCGCCGAGCTTCTGGCGCGGCTTCGCGCTCTGCTCCGGCGCGGGACGTCGCGGCCGAGCGTGCTCGAGGTCGGCGATCTTCGCGTCGATCTGGTCGCGCGTCGCGTGGAGCGAGGCGGATGCAAGCTCGAGCTCACGGCGAAGGAGTTCGCGCTGCTCGAGTATCTCGCGCGGCATGCGGGCGAAGTCGTCACGCGGACGATGATCTCGGAGCATGTCTGGGACATGAACTTCGACAGCTTCTCGAACGTGATCGACGTGTACATCCGGTACCTGCGCCGGAAGATCGACGACCCGTTCGAGAAGAAGCTGATCCATACCCGGCGCGGCATCGGCTACGTGCTCGCGGAAGAACCGTGAAGACGAGCATCCGCCTGCGGGTTGCTCTCGGCGTCTTCTTCGTCGTCGCGGGACTGGTCACCCTTCAGGACGTCTACGTGCTGAGCCGCTTCGAGCGCGCTCTGCGCCTGGAGACCGATGGCCAGCTCGACGACGAGATCTCGGAGGTGAGCGCGGTCGTCGGAACCGACGGGCTAGCGGCGTGGATCGTCGCAGCGACGGAGCAGCACAGAGAAGATCGGGAGTTGTTCATCGAAGTGCTCGCGGCAGACGGCGTCGCGGTCGCTCGGAGCAGGAACGTCCCGGAGCGCGGCCTGGCTCCTGTCGCTGCAGATGCTGCGAAGGAGCGCGTGCGCCGCTGGGAGCTGCCGCATCCGCGTAGCCGGAGCGGAGCTCGTCTCATCCGCGTCGCCGAGCGTCGCGACGGGCCTTGGATCATCCGCGTTGCCTTGGGGCTGGACGAAGCTCAACGCTGGTACTGGAACCTGCGCCGAAACCTCGTCAGGTC contains:
- a CDS encoding HAMP domain-containing protein, with protein sequence MKTSIRLRVALGVFFVVAGLVTLQDVYVLSRFERALRLETDGQLDDEISEVSAVVGTDGLAAWIVAATEQHREDRELFIEVLAADGVAVARSRNVPERGLAPVAADAAKERVRRWELPHPRSRSGARLIRVAERRDGPWIIRVALGLDEAQRWYWNLRRNLVRSLPLIAGLGALAAWWVARRMLRPIAEIIARARSLGALPDGSLPRTGSGDE
- a CDS encoding phosphoribosyl-AMP cyclohydrolase — protein: MNDLEEGTRAELDFAKLRKIAETGQAVLPVVLQHADTGEVLFIGYANRLALAETLRLRQAVLWSTSRNELWHKGATSGDWLDLVDVRVNCEQNSLLYRVRPRAGVCHTKYASGKARRQCYYRVLRDERELAHLES
- a CDS encoding response regulator: MRVLVIEDERRVRGFLERGLTEAGFAVDAAADGQAGLDLALVHPYDAIVLDLMLPKKDGLSVLRALRAAGRSVPVLVLTALDAIDERVRGLDAGADDYLPKPFAFAELLARLRALLRRGTSRPSVLEVGDLRVDLVARRVERGGCKLELTAKEFALLEYLARHAGEVVTRTMISEHVWDMNFDSFSNVIDVYIRYLRRKIDDPFEKKLIHTRRGIGYVLAEEP
- a CDS encoding cytochrome c, whose product is MGVLGLACQPSVGENPVELGRRAYVANCTACHHLDPSKDGTIGPAVAGSSLALVEARVLRAEYPPGYTPKRASGLMPAQPFLKAQIPNLAAYLESLAPN